One region of Bdellovibrio bacteriovorus genomic DNA includes:
- a CDS encoding type II secretion system F family protein: MAKFQYQAKNAAGQIEQGEVEAASQQEAIVRLRARKLTPLRLVQFGGSRTSAGKTSSLFAARVKGKDLQIFTRQFATLINAGIPVVDSLKILSEGLRPGLLKEASAQVKTSIEGGKRLADSMAQVPNVFDKLYVNMIQAGEEAGILDGILQRLASYMEKSEKIKGQVKGALVYPVVIIIVALIVISGILVFIIPKFMEFFSNSGKEPPLLTQLVVQLSNSMIHNWYVYIGFCVVGPFFFMQWLKTDAGRDAFDRFVMKAPVFGEVVQKSAIARLTRTLSTLLGSGVGLIEAIEISAKTAGNIVIEQSLMRSKQSVIEGRTFAAPLGKEKAFPDMVVQMISIGEQSGTMDIMLGKIADFYEDEVETSVKAMTSLLEPLLMVVLGGIIAVLVIAMYLPIFSMADVVGGG, translated from the coding sequence ATGGCGAAGTTTCAGTACCAAGCTAAAAACGCCGCGGGACAAATTGAGCAAGGTGAGGTTGAAGCCGCCTCTCAGCAAGAGGCGATCGTTCGTTTGCGTGCTAGAAAATTAACCCCTCTTCGCTTGGTGCAGTTTGGTGGCAGCCGAACTTCTGCGGGGAAAACGTCCAGCCTTTTTGCGGCGCGTGTTAAGGGTAAAGACTTACAAATTTTTACTCGTCAGTTTGCGACTTTGATTAATGCAGGTATCCCTGTCGTGGATTCGTTAAAAATTCTTTCTGAAGGCTTGCGTCCGGGTCTTTTAAAAGAAGCTTCGGCCCAGGTAAAGACCTCGATTGAAGGTGGTAAGCGTTTAGCCGATTCCATGGCGCAGGTGCCGAATGTGTTTGATAAACTTTATGTGAATATGATCCAGGCTGGGGAAGAAGCCGGTATCTTAGACGGAATCTTGCAACGTCTTGCAAGTTACATGGAAAAATCTGAAAAAATCAAAGGCCAAGTCAAAGGGGCCTTGGTTTATCCGGTGGTGATCATCATCGTCGCTTTGATCGTTATTTCGGGTATCTTGGTTTTCATCATTCCAAAATTCATGGAATTCTTTAGTAATTCAGGTAAAGAACCACCTCTTTTAACACAGCTCGTGGTTCAGTTAAGTAATTCGATGATTCATAACTGGTATGTCTATATCGGATTTTGTGTCGTCGGGCCTTTCTTTTTTATGCAATGGCTTAAAACAGATGCCGGCCGTGATGCCTTTGACCGATTTGTAATGAAAGCCCCGGTGTTTGGAGAGGTCGTACAAAAATCAGCGATTGCCCGTTTAACTCGCACGCTTTCCACACTGCTTGGGTCCGGTGTTGGACTCATTGAAGCCATCGAGATTTCGGCAAAAACCGCGGGCAATATTGTGATTGAGCAGTCGCTGATGCGTTCAAAGCAGTCGGTGATCGAAGGTCGTACTTTTGCCGCTCCTTTGGGTAAAGAAAAAGCTTTCCCCGACATGGTTGTTCAGATGATTTCGATCGGCGAGCAGTCGGGTACCATGGATATTATGCTAGGTAAAATTGCCGACTTCTATGAAGACGAAGTGGAAACGTCGGTGAAAGCCATGACTTCATTGCTGGAGCCACTTTTGATGGTCGTATTGGGTGGTATCATTGCCGTTCTAGTTATCGCCATGTATCTTCCTATCTTTAGTATGGCCGACGTGGTTGGCGGGGGATAG
- a CDS encoding two-component system sensor histidine kinase NtrB: MRLSLSFQQNKSQGLIVEFARVSLFALILLISVASSLFQEGFVNWSILGPFYGILTIAFSLHVLYFAFWDKLLTKPALLFAGFVIDSFLISVLIFYSGINQSLFLFLHLVNILLAGIACRSVGAVTAALFTSIFFSGAALFSPEMKALNFFFLLALNNIAFFSVAGLSGYLSEQLQTVGTELKKTGQSLRSAQELNEVLVENIPGGMISFTPAGELVRANAMAAGLLGVENILDRTWTELFPNLSSMGSFRGDVKYQPADGDEKVLGMTLSQVYSPELQAQLNIALFEDLTKIRQLEYAARQNEKLAAIGGLAAGIAHEIRNPLAGISGSIEMLSQTVSNDDDKKLMKIILREIDRLNNLITEFLDYSRPEVPPTDRVDLSSLLNEVLESMKTNNQVRADVNQVREFSGSLMILGRRDKLKQAFLNIILNSYQAMADSASAQITVKALNHDKEIELRIRDTGSGMKETTRRKMFEPFHTTKPKGTGLGLAVTHKILEGHGAKVFVESEVGVGTEFILTFPKAH, encoded by the coding sequence GTGCGCCTTAGTCTTTCCTTTCAGCAAAATAAAAGCCAAGGACTGATCGTCGAGTTTGCTCGGGTCAGTCTGTTTGCTTTGATCTTGCTCATCAGTGTCGCATCTTCACTTTTTCAAGAAGGCTTTGTTAACTGGTCGATCCTTGGTCCCTTTTATGGAATTTTGACGATCGCCTTTTCTTTGCATGTTTTGTATTTCGCATTTTGGGACAAGCTTTTAACAAAACCGGCGTTGTTATTTGCGGGTTTTGTCATAGATTCTTTTCTAATTTCAGTTTTAATTTTTTATTCTGGTATTAATCAGTCGTTATTCTTGTTTTTGCATTTAGTTAATATCCTGCTAGCCGGAATTGCGTGTCGCAGTGTGGGGGCGGTGACGGCGGCGCTCTTTACCAGCATCTTTTTTTCCGGGGCGGCGTTGTTTTCCCCCGAAATGAAAGCACTTAATTTCTTTTTTCTTTTGGCTTTAAACAATATTGCTTTTTTCTCCGTGGCGGGGCTTTCGGGTTATTTAAGTGAGCAACTTCAGACCGTGGGAACCGAGCTCAAAAAGACTGGGCAAAGCCTGCGTTCCGCGCAAGAGCTCAATGAAGTTTTGGTTGAAAACATTCCGGGCGGCATGATCTCTTTCACTCCCGCCGGTGAGCTCGTCAGGGCCAACGCCATGGCTGCCGGGCTTTTAGGGGTTGAAAATATCTTAGATCGCACATGGACAGAGCTTTTCCCGAATCTTTCATCAATGGGTTCATTTCGCGGTGACGTGAAATATCAACCCGCAGACGGAGATGAAAAAGTTTTGGGCATGACCTTATCCCAAGTATATAGCCCGGAACTTCAGGCCCAGTTGAACATTGCCCTTTTTGAAGACCTCACCAAGATTCGGCAGTTGGAATATGCCGCTCGTCAAAATGAAAAGCTGGCGGCGATTGGGGGATTAGCTGCGGGAATCGCGCATGAAATCCGCAATCCGCTTGCTGGTATTAGCGGCAGTATCGAGATGTTAAGCCAAACAGTTTCCAACGATGACGATAAAAAGTTAATGAAAATCATCTTAAGAGAAATTGATCGCTTAAATAATTTGATCACTGAATTTTTAGATTACTCTCGTCCCGAAGTTCCGCCCACAGATCGGGTGGATTTAAGCTCACTTTTAAATGAAGTTTTAGAATCGATGAAAACGAACAATCAAGTTCGCGCAGATGTGAATCAGGTTCGTGAATTCAGCGGTTCCTTGATGATTTTGGGTCGGCGAGATAAGTTGAAACAGGCATTTTTAAACATCATCCTTAATTCATATCAGGCCATGGCGGACAGTGCTTCTGCGCAAATCACGGTCAAGGCACTGAATCATGACAAAGAAATTGAATTGCGCATTCGCGATACGGGTTCGGGTATGAAAGAGACGACTCGTCGTAAAATGTTTGAACCCTTTCATACGACGAAACCGAAAGGCACAGGCCTTGGTCTGGCTGTGACTCACAAGATTTTAGAAGGCCATGGAGCAAAGGTGTTTGTTGAGAGTGAAGTCGGTGTAGGTACCGAGTTTATTTTGACTTTCCCGAAGGCTCACTGA
- a CDS encoding sigma-54-dependent transcriptional regulator — protein MKSRILVVDDEESIREFLEIMLKKEGYEVTLAEDGQKAKDLLTKKTFDMIISDLQMPHVTGIELLKHVKESYPDTVFMLITAFGTTETAVEAMKMGAYDYLTKPFKIDEVRMNIQNALRSRNLEVENRTLKKELVKEYSFQNMVGNSQAMHAIYDMVKRVAMTPTNVLITGESGTGKEVVAKAIHYNGPLKDRPFVTVNCGAIPENLMESEMFGHKKGSFTGAVADKAGLFEVADGGTLFLDEVGELPLTIQVKLLRAIQERVIRRVGATDDNKVEVRIIAATNRNLEEMVAKGGFRQDLFYRLNVINIKTPSLRERRDDVPLLANHFLKKYNERLNKSIGAISAEAMEILKKYDYPGNVRELENLIERTVALEGGATILPESLPPMVNTASGRKMASSNEIEIGDDGVDLDKVMGQIEKELLVKAIHAAGGVKKRAAKLLHISFRSMRYRIEKYNLGVVGDDELDDE, from the coding sequence ATGAAGTCGAGAATTCTTGTTGTCGATGACGAAGAATCAATTCGCGAGTTTTTAGAGATCATGCTGAAAAAAGAAGGCTATGAAGTCACTTTGGCGGAAGACGGCCAAAAGGCAAAGGACCTTCTGACTAAAAAAACTTTCGATATGATTATCTCTGACTTGCAGATGCCTCACGTGACAGGTATCGAGCTTTTAAAGCACGTCAAAGAGTCTTATCCCGACACTGTTTTCATGTTGATCACGGCATTCGGTACGACAGAGACGGCCGTTGAAGCCATGAAAATGGGCGCTTACGATTATTTGACGAAACCGTTCAAAATTGACGAAGTTCGTATGAACATCCAAAACGCGCTTCGTTCGCGCAACTTGGAAGTTGAAAATAGAACCCTTAAAAAAGAATTAGTTAAAGAATATTCGTTCCAAAATATGGTGGGTAATTCCCAAGCCATGCATGCCATTTACGACATGGTCAAACGCGTGGCGATGACGCCAACCAACGTTTTAATCACCGGGGAATCTGGAACCGGTAAAGAGGTTGTGGCAAAGGCAATTCACTATAACGGACCTTTAAAAGACCGTCCGTTTGTGACCGTGAACTGTGGTGCCATTCCAGAAAACCTTATGGAATCAGAAATGTTCGGTCATAAAAAAGGCTCTTTCACCGGCGCGGTGGCAGATAAAGCGGGTCTTTTTGAAGTGGCTGATGGCGGAACCTTATTCTTGGATGAGGTCGGCGAGTTGCCTTTGACCATCCAAGTAAAACTCCTTCGTGCGATTCAAGAGCGTGTGATCCGCCGCGTGGGTGCGACCGATGACAACAAAGTCGAGGTGCGTATTATCGCGGCGACTAATAGAAACCTTGAAGAGATGGTTGCTAAAGGTGGCTTTCGTCAAGATTTGTTCTATCGTTTAAACGTAATCAATATCAAAACGCCAAGCTTGCGTGAACGTCGTGATGACGTTCCGTTGTTGGCAAATCACTTTTTAAAGAAGTACAACGAGCGTTTGAATAAATCCATCGGTGCGATCAGTGCTGAGGCGATGGAAATTCTTAAAAAATACGATTACCCAGGTAACGTGCGTGAGCTTGAAAACTTAATTGAACGCACGGTCGCGTTAGAAGGCGGAGCTACAATCTTGCCAGAATCTTTGCCGCCGATGGTGAATACGGCTTCAGGTCGCAAGATGGCTTCGAGTAACGAAATTGAAATCGGCGATGATGGTGTTGATCTTGATAAGGTCATGGGGCAAATCGAAAAAGAATTGCTAGTGAAAGCGATTCACGCCGCAGGCGGTGTTAAAAAACGGGCTGCCAAGTTGCTTCATATTTCATTCCGATCTATGCGTTATCGCATAGAAAAGTACAACCTCGGCGTTGTCGGGGATGATGAGTTGGATGATGAATAA